The following coding sequences are from one Streptomyces sp. NBC_00536 window:
- a CDS encoding DoxX family protein encodes MSVDTRTPGFDDQPALSMVKVPCDPAQVIVNHASFRVRLAPSPSARPKPPANGPLPGRAPALAGAVVGAAGAGRRRAPVVWSGKSAPGDAAAMGGLLQAVREAGRGHDEFDGGDTQVIPRVDLAQDLADDTLATPTVIGQRSYGDPDETRAMAPVRGLPYAPQYGDSGGGVGGPGGPGGPASAEDTRRAADARGQASYYPGRRMNLGVVLLPLRVFLGFISIYAGMGKLCDPVYFDGGERGSMVTWLHTLHPWALAEPLRDFALAHPVGAGLSVAFLQVVVGVLTVFGLWQRFAACFGALLSAALLMTVSWKTVPAYDAPDIIYLAAWSPLIIAGAPVYSLDGRLAGEAWRTLGPRSEIWRLRRRVLRRGAMMATVVCGLTLLVGSLLGGAVRSSTVVTVPGPGQAPSNYLPGSPLPQDPSTSRQPAKQQPSKTAAPSAKASESAKPGHTASGAPSKSTAGSTGSPTATRGAGATQPQRSGSTGQSTPQKSSSAGTSGSSTPAKKPGLVGGLLGG; translated from the coding sequence ATGAGTGTGGACACCAGAACGCCAGGGTTCGACGATCAGCCCGCGCTGAGCATGGTCAAGGTGCCGTGCGACCCCGCACAGGTCATCGTCAACCACGCCAGCTTCCGTGTGCGGCTCGCTCCGAGCCCGAGCGCGCGTCCCAAGCCCCCCGCGAACGGCCCCCTCCCGGGCCGTGCCCCCGCCCTCGCCGGCGCCGTCGTCGGCGCCGCCGGAGCCGGCCGCAGGCGCGCGCCCGTCGTCTGGAGCGGCAAGTCCGCCCCCGGCGACGCCGCCGCGATGGGCGGACTGCTCCAGGCCGTACGGGAGGCGGGACGCGGCCACGACGAGTTCGACGGCGGCGACACCCAGGTCATCCCGCGCGTCGACCTCGCCCAGGACCTCGCCGACGACACCCTCGCCACGCCGACCGTCATCGGCCAGCGCAGCTACGGGGACCCCGACGAGACCCGCGCGATGGCGCCCGTACGCGGCCTGCCGTACGCACCGCAGTACGGCGACAGCGGCGGCGGAGTCGGCGGACCGGGTGGTCCGGGCGGTCCCGCCTCGGCCGAGGACACCCGGCGCGCCGCCGACGCGCGCGGGCAGGCCTCGTACTACCCCGGCCGCCGGATGAACCTCGGCGTCGTCCTGCTCCCGCTGCGCGTCTTCCTCGGCTTCATCTCCATCTACGCCGGCATGGGCAAGCTCTGCGACCCCGTCTACTTCGACGGCGGCGAGCGCGGCTCCATGGTCACCTGGCTGCACACCCTGCACCCCTGGGCGCTCGCCGAACCGCTGCGCGACTTCGCCCTCGCCCACCCGGTCGGCGCCGGCCTCAGCGTCGCCTTCCTCCAGGTCGTCGTCGGCGTCCTCACGGTCTTCGGCCTCTGGCAGCGCTTCGCCGCCTGCTTCGGCGCGCTGCTCTCCGCGGCCCTGCTGATGACCGTCAGCTGGAAGACCGTCCCCGCCTACGACGCGCCCGACATCATCTACCTCGCCGCCTGGAGCCCGCTGATCATCGCGGGCGCCCCCGTCTACTCCCTGGACGGGCGGCTCGCGGGCGAGGCCTGGCGCACGCTGGGCCCGCGCTCCGAGATCTGGCGGCTGCGGCGGCGCGTCCTGCGGCGCGGCGCGATGATGGCCACCGTCGTCTGCGGACTCACCCTCCTCGTCGGCTCCCTGCTCGGCGGCGCGGTCCGCTCCTCCACCGTGGTCACCGTCCCCGGCCCCGGCCAGGCCCCCAGCAACTACCTGCCCGGCTCCCCGCTGCCGCAGGACCCCTCCACCTCCCGGCAGCCCGCCAAGCAGCAGCCGTCCAAGACGGCCGCCCCCTCCGCGAAGGCCTCGGAGAGCGCCAAGCCCGGACACACCGCCTCCGGCGCACCGTCCAAGTCGACCGCGGGCAGCACCGGATCCCCGACCGCGACCCGCGGCGCCGGTGCGACCCAGCCCCAACGGAGCGGCTCCACGGGCCAGTCCACCCCGCAGAAGTCCTCGTCCGCCGGCACCAGCGGTTCGTCCACCCCGGCGAAGAAGCCGGGCCTGGTGGGCGGGCTGCTGGGCGGCTGA
- a CDS encoding nucleotidyltransferase family protein, with protein MTDAPTATAATDSPPTQPQRSAAADPVPSPQAPTQAVVLAGGQGSRLRPYTDDRPKPMVEIPGTGMPIIGHQLAWLAAEGVTDAVISCGHLAGVLQDWLAGADLPLRVATVVEDEPLGRGGGLKFAAAHLPHPDEPWYATNGDIWTRFSLREMAAFHAERAAVATLALARPRIPWGAVETNEFGQVLDFIESPPSPYLINAGVYVFAAEFAALLPDLGDHERTTFPRLARERRLAGFPLPQGAYWRAIDTAKDLTEAARELAAHRPV; from the coding sequence ATGACGGACGCCCCCACAGCAACCGCAGCAACCGACTCCCCGCCCACCCAGCCCCAGCGTTCCGCGGCCGCGGACCCGGTCCCGTCCCCCCAGGCGCCCACCCAGGCGGTGGTCCTGGCGGGCGGCCAGGGTTCGCGGCTGCGCCCGTACACGGACGACCGGCCGAAGCCGATGGTGGAGATCCCGGGCACGGGGATGCCGATCATCGGGCACCAACTGGCCTGGCTGGCGGCCGAGGGCGTCACCGACGCGGTGATCTCCTGCGGGCACCTCGCCGGGGTCCTCCAGGACTGGCTGGCGGGGGCGGACCTGCCGCTGCGGGTGGCCACCGTCGTGGAGGACGAGCCGCTGGGCCGGGGCGGGGGCCTGAAGTTCGCCGCCGCGCACCTGCCGCATCCCGACGAGCCCTGGTACGCGACCAACGGGGACATCTGGACCCGGTTCTCGCTCCGGGAGATGGCGGCGTTCCACGCCGAGCGCGCGGCGGTCGCGACCCTCGCGCTGGCGCGGCCGCGGATCCCGTGGGGCGCGGTGGAGACCAATGAGTTCGGTCAGGTCCTGGACTTCATCGAGTCCCCGCCGTCGCCTTATCTGATCAACGCCGGCGTGTATGTGTTCGCGGCCGAATTCGCCGCGCTGCTGCCCGACTTGGGCGACCACGAGCGGACCACGTTCCCGCGGCTGGCCCGCGAGCGCCGCCTGGCGGGCTTCCCGCTGCCCCAGGGGGCCTACTGGCGGGCGATCGACACGGCGAAGGACCTGACCGAGGCCGCGCGCGAGCTGGCGGCTCACAGGCCCGTGTAG
- a CDS encoding ABC transporter ATP-binding protein: MASVTFDKATRIYTGGEKPAVDQLELHVEDGEFLVLVGPSGCGKSTSLRMLAGLEDVNGGAIRIGDRDVTHLPPKDRDIAMVFQNYALYPHMSVADNMGFALKIAGVDKATIRKKVEEAADILDLRAYLDRKPKALSGGQRQRVAMGRAIVRQPQVFLMDEPLSNLDAKLRVSTRTQIASLQRRLGITTVYVTHDQVEAMTMGDRVAVLKDGLLQQVDTPRNMYDRPANLFVAGFIGSPAMNLVEVPITDGGVTFGETLVPIAREALSAAADAGDRTVTVGVRPEHFDIASEGGLAVTVNVVEELGADGYVYGTATIDDKPQDIVVRVNGRQVPDKGSVLNVVPRAGEAHVFSTSSGERLAN, encoded by the coding sequence ATGGCTTCTGTCACGTTCGACAAGGCGACCCGCATTTACACCGGGGGCGAAAAGCCCGCCGTCGACCAGCTCGAGCTGCACGTCGAGGACGGCGAGTTCCTCGTCCTCGTCGGACCGTCCGGCTGTGGCAAGTCCACCTCGCTGCGCATGCTCGCCGGCCTGGAGGACGTCAACGGCGGTGCCATCCGCATCGGCGACCGCGACGTCACGCACCTGCCGCCCAAGGACCGGGACATCGCGATGGTGTTCCAGAACTACGCGCTGTACCCGCACATGTCCGTCGCCGACAACATGGGCTTCGCGCTCAAGATCGCCGGTGTGGACAAGGCCACCATCCGCAAGAAGGTCGAAGAGGCCGCGGACATCCTGGACCTGCGCGCGTACCTCGACCGCAAGCCGAAGGCGCTCTCCGGCGGTCAGCGCCAGCGCGTCGCCATGGGCCGCGCGATCGTGCGCCAGCCGCAGGTGTTCCTCATGGACGAGCCGCTGTCCAACCTGGACGCCAAGCTCCGCGTCAGCACCCGTACGCAGATCGCGAGCCTCCAGCGCCGTCTGGGCATCACCACCGTGTACGTGACCCACGACCAGGTCGAGGCCATGACCATGGGCGACCGGGTGGCGGTGCTGAAGGACGGCCTGCTCCAGCAGGTGGACACCCCGCGCAACATGTACGACCGCCCGGCGAACCTCTTCGTCGCCGGTTTCATCGGCTCGCCCGCGATGAACCTGGTCGAGGTCCCGATCACCGACGGCGGCGTGACCTTCGGCGAGACCCTGGTCCCGATCGCCCGCGAGGCGCTCTCGGCGGCCGCGGATGCCGGTGACCGTACGGTGACGGTCGGCGTGCGTCCCGAGCACTTCGACATCGCCTCCGAGGGCGGCCTGGCCGTCACGGTCAACGTGGTCGAGGAGCTGGGCGCGGACGGCTACGTCTACGGCACGGCGACGATCGACGACAAGCCGCAGGACATCGTGGTCCGGGTCAACGGCCGTCAGGTGCCGGACAAGGGCTCGGTCCTGAACGTGGTGCCGCGCGCCGGTGAGGCCCACGTGTTCTCGACCTCGTCGGGCGAGCGCCTCGCCAACTGA
- a CDS encoding NAD(P)/FAD-dependent oxidoreductase: MTSATINGGISFWYATEGTPPPREPLTADATADVVIVGGGYTGLWTAYYLKQAAPFLRITVLEQKFCGYGASGRNGGWLYNGIAGRDRYATLHGHEAAVRLQKAMTDTVTEVIDTAAKEGIDADVHHGGVLEVARSPAQLARLKAFHAAETAFGETDRVLLGARETRARVDIADAVGGTWSPHGARIHPAKLVTGLADACERLGVTIHESTPVTAIAPKQAVTPYGTVRAPYVLRCTEGFTASLKGQKRSWLPMNSSMIVTAPLPAATWDSLGWTDRATLGDMAHAYMYAQRTADDRIAIGGRGVPYRYGSRTDNDGRTQPATIEALTALLTSFFPQLTGTPITHAWSGVLGVPRDWCASVTLDRTTGLGWAGGYVGSGVATANLAARTLCDLVQQDSGQSGPTALTTLPWVNHRVRRWEPEPFRWLGVQALYAAYREADRHETATHTATTTPLARLADRISGRH, translated from the coding sequence ATGACCAGCGCGACGATCAACGGCGGCATCTCCTTCTGGTACGCGACGGAGGGCACCCCGCCACCCCGCGAACCCCTCACCGCCGACGCCACGGCCGACGTCGTCATCGTCGGCGGCGGCTACACCGGCCTCTGGACCGCCTACTACCTCAAGCAGGCCGCCCCCTTCCTCCGGATCACCGTCCTGGAGCAGAAGTTCTGCGGCTACGGCGCCTCCGGACGCAACGGAGGCTGGCTCTACAACGGCATCGCCGGCCGCGACCGGTACGCCACACTCCACGGCCACGAGGCCGCCGTACGCCTCCAGAAGGCCATGACCGACACCGTCACCGAGGTCATCGACACCGCGGCCAAGGAAGGCATCGACGCCGACGTCCACCACGGCGGCGTCCTCGAAGTCGCCCGCAGCCCCGCCCAGCTCGCCCGCCTCAAGGCCTTCCACGCCGCCGAAACCGCCTTCGGCGAGACCGACCGCGTCCTGCTCGGCGCCCGCGAGACCCGCGCCCGCGTCGACATCGCCGACGCCGTCGGCGGCACCTGGAGCCCGCACGGCGCCCGCATCCACCCCGCCAAGCTCGTCACCGGCCTCGCCGACGCCTGCGAACGCCTCGGCGTGACCATCCACGAGTCCACCCCGGTCACCGCCATCGCCCCCAAGCAGGCCGTCACCCCGTACGGAACCGTCCGCGCCCCCTACGTCCTGCGCTGCACCGAAGGCTTCACCGCCTCCCTCAAGGGCCAGAAGCGCTCCTGGCTCCCGATGAACTCCTCGATGATCGTGACCGCCCCGCTGCCCGCCGCCACCTGGGACTCCCTCGGCTGGACCGACCGCGCCACCCTCGGCGACATGGCCCACGCCTACATGTACGCCCAGCGCACCGCCGACGACCGCATCGCCATCGGCGGCCGCGGGGTCCCGTACCGCTACGGCTCCCGCACCGACAACGACGGCCGCACCCAGCCCGCCACCATCGAGGCCCTCACCGCCCTCCTCACGTCCTTCTTCCCCCAGCTCACCGGCACCCCGATCACCCACGCCTGGTCCGGCGTCCTCGGCGTCCCCCGCGACTGGTGCGCCTCCGTCACCCTCGACCGCACCACCGGCCTGGGCTGGGCCGGCGGCTACGTCGGCTCGGGCGTCGCCACCGCCAACCTCGCCGCGCGCACCCTGTGCGACCTGGTCCAGCAGGACTCCGGCCAGTCCGGCCCCACCGCCCTGACCACCCTCCCCTGGGTCAACCACCGCGTCCGCCGCTGGGAACCGGAACCCTTCCGCTGGCTCGGCGTCCAGGCCCTCTACGCCGCCTACCGCGAAGCGGACCGCCACGAAACCGCCACCCACACGGCGACCACGACCCCCCTGGCCCGCCTGGCCGACCGCATCTCAGGCCGCCACTGA
- a CDS encoding GNAT family N-acetyltransferase — translation MIRTATEADVPAIHAMVRELAEYEKALHEVRATEEQLREALFGERPAVFAHIAETEEGEVAGFALWFLNFSTWRGVHGIYLEDLYVRPEHRGGGYGKALLRELAGLCRERGYERLEWWVLNWNEPAIKFYESLDAVAQDEWTVFRLTDGALAELGGGAAPASAPASG, via the coding sequence ATGATCCGTACAGCGACTGAAGCCGATGTCCCCGCGATTCATGCGATGGTCCGTGAACTCGCCGAGTACGAGAAGGCCTTGCACGAGGTGCGGGCCACGGAGGAGCAGCTGCGGGAGGCCCTGTTCGGGGAGCGTCCGGCGGTGTTCGCGCACATCGCGGAGACCGAGGAGGGCGAGGTGGCGGGGTTCGCCCTGTGGTTCCTGAACTTCTCGACGTGGCGCGGGGTGCACGGGATCTACCTGGAGGACCTGTACGTCCGTCCGGAGCACCGCGGTGGCGGGTACGGGAAGGCGTTGCTGAGGGAGTTGGCGGGGCTGTGCCGCGAGCGGGGTTACGAGCGCCTGGAGTGGTGGGTGCTGAACTGGAACGAGCCGGCCATCAAGTTCTACGAGTCGCTGGACGCGGTGGCGCAGGACGAGTGGACGGTGTTCCGGCTGACGGACGGGGCGCTCGCGGAGCTGGGCGGCGGGGCGGCGCCCGCTTCGGCGCCCGCTTCGGGGTGA
- a CDS encoding pentapeptide repeat-containing protein — protein sequence MARKVKAVRRAEVRLPELRPFGDAELEPDGDYDGLEFADLDLGGQEGGGARFMDCALRRCSLDETGLARARFMDVVLEGVRGVGTDLAEASLRDVELRDARLGGVQLHGAVLERVLVRGGKIDYLNLRKARLKDVVFEGCVLVEADFAGAVLERVEFRDCALRGVDFGGARMTDVDLRGAVELDIARGVESLAGAVISPPQLLDLAPALAAQVGLRVEA from the coding sequence ATGGCGCGAAAAGTGAAGGCTGTGCGGCGGGCAGAGGTGCGGTTGCCGGAGTTGCGGCCCTTCGGGGACGCGGAGCTGGAGCCGGACGGGGATTACGACGGGCTGGAGTTCGCGGACCTGGATCTGGGCGGGCAGGAGGGGGGCGGGGCGCGGTTCATGGACTGCGCGCTGCGGCGCTGCTCGCTGGACGAGACGGGGCTGGCGCGGGCGCGGTTCATGGACGTGGTGCTGGAGGGGGTGCGCGGGGTGGGCACCGATCTGGCGGAGGCTTCGCTGCGCGATGTGGAGCTGCGTGATGCCCGGCTCGGCGGGGTGCAGTTGCACGGGGCGGTGCTGGAGCGGGTGCTGGTCCGCGGCGGCAAGATCGATTACCTGAACCTGCGGAAGGCCCGGCTCAAGGACGTGGTCTTCGAGGGCTGCGTCCTGGTGGAGGCGGATTTCGCGGGTGCGGTGCTGGAGCGGGTGGAGTTCCGGGACTGTGCGCTGCGCGGGGTGGATTTCGGCGGGGCGCGGATGACGGACGTGGACCTGCGGGGTGCGGTCGAGCTGGACATCGCGCGGGGGGTGGAGTCCCTGGCGGGTGCGGTGATCAGCCCGCCGCAGCTGCTGGACCTGGCTCCGGCGCTGGCGGCGCAGGTGGGGCTGCGCGTGGAGGCGTAG
- a CDS encoding M4 family metallopeptidase gives MTHHASSPRTLVRLATATTAVLAATLATLAAPASATTTAQNASAQAPSARLTAEQLTARPGATVTDPDGTTHTHYDRTIGGIPVLGGDLIVHQRPDGTRTTTDSTTPAALRAAAAAPVGAAAPAGAAPATAHGPGPGARRIIWAATGTPAPAWDTVTRTPRPDGTPSELHTVTDARTGAVLGSYDTVHAGTGNSQYAGTVTLGTNPSGSLFQLRDLPRGDQRTLDAMNQTTGGVLFTDADDVWGNGGPTSRQTAGVDVHYGTAVTWDFYRGVLGRNGIRGDGRGVVSRVHYGNNLDNAFWDDSCGCVSYGDGAAGSGKPPTSLDIVGHELAHGLTAATAGLLSSGESGGLNEGTSDILGTAGEFFANNPADPGDYLIGERVYKGALRTMDRPSSDGSSRDYWSSDIGNLNAYAASGPARHFFYLLSEGSGRKVINGITYDSPTYDGSKLLGISREKAVRIWYRALTVYMTSTSNYSRARVATLQAATDLYGATSPERLAVAATWNAVNVH, from the coding sequence GTGACCCACCACGCGTCCTCCCCCCGCACCCTCGTCCGTCTCGCCACCGCCACCACCGCGGTGCTCGCCGCCACCCTCGCGACCCTCGCCGCCCCGGCGAGCGCGACGACCACCGCACAGAACGCCTCCGCGCAGGCCCCCTCCGCGCGGCTCACCGCCGAGCAGCTCACGGCCCGCCCCGGTGCCACCGTCACCGACCCCGACGGCACCACCCACACCCACTACGACCGGACCATCGGCGGCATCCCCGTCCTGGGCGGCGACCTGATCGTCCACCAGCGCCCCGACGGCACCCGTACGACCACCGACTCCACCACCCCGGCCGCCCTGAGAGCCGCCGCCGCGGCCCCCGTGGGAGCCGCGGCCCCCGCCGGAGCCGCCCCGGCCACCGCCCACGGACCCGGCCCCGGCGCCCGCCGGATCATCTGGGCCGCGACCGGCACCCCCGCCCCCGCCTGGGACACCGTCACCCGCACCCCCCGGCCCGACGGCACCCCGAGCGAACTGCACACGGTGACCGACGCCCGTACCGGCGCCGTGCTCGGCTCGTACGACACCGTCCACGCGGGCACCGGCAACAGCCAGTACGCGGGCACGGTCACCCTGGGCACCAACCCCAGCGGCTCCCTCTTCCAGCTCCGCGACCTCCCCCGCGGCGACCAGCGCACCCTCGACGCCATGAACCAGACCACCGGCGGGGTCCTCTTCACCGACGCCGACGACGTCTGGGGCAACGGCGGACCCACCAGCCGCCAGACCGCCGGCGTGGACGTCCACTACGGCACCGCCGTCACCTGGGACTTCTACCGGGGCGTCCTCGGCCGCAACGGCATCCGCGGCGACGGCCGCGGCGTCGTCTCCCGCGTCCACTACGGCAACAACCTCGACAACGCCTTCTGGGACGACAGCTGCGGCTGCGTGAGCTACGGCGACGGCGCCGCGGGCAGCGGAAAGCCGCCCACCTCCCTCGACATCGTCGGCCACGAACTCGCCCACGGCCTGACCGCCGCCACCGCCGGACTCCTCTCCTCCGGCGAGTCCGGCGGACTCAACGAAGGCACCTCCGACATCCTCGGCACCGCCGGGGAGTTCTTCGCGAACAACCCCGCCGACCCCGGCGACTACCTCATCGGCGAACGCGTCTACAAGGGCGCCCTGCGCACCATGGACCGCCCGAGCAGCGACGGCTCCTCACGCGACTACTGGTCCAGCGACATCGGCAACCTCAACGCCTACGCCGCCTCCGGCCCCGCCCGGCACTTCTTCTACCTCCTCTCGGAGGGCAGCGGCCGCAAGGTGATCAACGGAATCACCTACGACTCCCCCACCTACGACGGCTCCAAGCTCCTCGGCATCTCGCGCGAGAAGGCCGTCCGCATCTGGTACCGGGCCCTGACCGTCTACATGACCTCGACCTCGAACTACTCCCGCGCCCGCGTCGCCACCCTCCAGGCCGCCACCGACCTCTACGGCGCCACCAGCCCCGAGCGCCTGGCCGTCGCCGCCACCTGGAACGCGGTCAACGTCCACTGA
- a CDS encoding response regulator transcription factor produces the protein MTPPTPTPPTTILLCDDHLVVRAGLLALLGSEPDIEVVGEAGSGEEAVALAAALRPDVVLMDLQLGEGIDGIEATRRIAALPGPPAPPHVLVLTTYDTDADITRAIGAGATGYLLKAERPEELFAAIHSAAQGRTTLSPPVASRVMAHMRGTKPTLTERELDILGQLARGLGNRDIARALFISEATVKTHLGRIYDKLGVDTRTGAVSVAKEQRLLPS, from the coding sequence ATGACCCCGCCGACCCCCACCCCTCCCACCACGATCCTGCTCTGCGACGACCACCTGGTCGTCCGGGCCGGCCTGCTCGCCCTCCTCGGCAGCGAGCCGGACATCGAGGTGGTCGGCGAGGCGGGCAGCGGCGAGGAAGCGGTGGCCCTGGCGGCCGCGCTGCGGCCCGACGTCGTCCTGATGGACCTCCAGCTCGGCGAGGGCATCGACGGGATCGAGGCCACCCGCCGCATCGCCGCGCTCCCGGGGCCACCCGCCCCGCCGCACGTCCTGGTGCTGACGACGTACGACACGGACGCCGACATCACGCGCGCCATCGGCGCGGGCGCCACCGGGTACCTGCTGAAGGCGGAGCGGCCCGAGGAACTCTTCGCCGCCATCCACTCCGCCGCCCAGGGCCGCACCACGCTCTCCCCGCCGGTGGCCAGCCGGGTGATGGCCCACATGCGCGGTACGAAGCCCACCCTGACGGAGCGTGAACTGGACATCCTGGGTCAGCTCGCCCGTGGCCTGGGCAACCGGGACATCGCCCGCGCCCTGTTCATCAGCGAGGCCACCGTCAAGACCCACCTGGGCCGGATCTACGACAAGCTCGGCGTCGACACGCGCACGGGCGCCGTCTCGGTGGCCAAGGAGCAGCGCCTCCTGCCGTCCTGA
- a CDS encoding sensor histidine kinase — protein MDGHRPTGHPPTHSGGGNPVPPPSRTLTTVVHTAFFLLLGSSVARFLLRHPGEPRTPWIIALSITLALLYVLGPTTAKATARATATATADGPTPRHLVWLALVVTTWVVLVVLAPSFAWCAVPLFYTALRTLPPRAAVVLVALLTAFVVAAQLKLSAAFDPNLLLAPPAVAALATAVFVHMERQTQAQRTLIDDLIRTRRELAATERREGTLAERQRLSMEIHDTLAQNLSSQQMLLQAAERTWDADPATARAHVRTATGIAARGLAEARRLVHDLAPSELADGVPLADALRGLDAGPEVTVRFHLEGAPVPLPARTQSALLRIAQGALANVREHAGARTAALTLSFLGDQVVLDIADDGRGFTAPPAGPGAPDRGHGLPAMRARVRQLGGTLTVESTPSEGTVLSAALPLPPSSPTPLEPPR, from the coding sequence ATGGACGGGCACCGGCCCACCGGCCACCCACCCACCCACTCCGGAGGAGGAAACCCCGTGCCCCCACCCAGCCGCACGCTCACCACCGTCGTCCACACCGCCTTCTTCCTCCTCCTCGGCTCCTCCGTGGCCCGCTTCCTCCTCCGCCACCCCGGCGAACCCCGCACCCCGTGGATCATCGCCCTGAGCATCACCCTGGCCCTGCTGTACGTCCTCGGCCCGACGACCGCCAAGGCCACCGCCAGGGCAACGGCAACGGCCACCGCCGACGGCCCCACCCCCCGCCACCTCGTCTGGCTCGCCCTGGTCGTCACCACCTGGGTGGTCCTCGTCGTCCTCGCCCCCAGCTTCGCCTGGTGCGCCGTGCCGCTCTTCTACACCGCCCTGCGCACCCTCCCGCCCCGCGCCGCCGTCGTCCTCGTCGCCCTGCTCACCGCCTTCGTCGTCGCCGCCCAGCTCAAGCTCTCCGCCGCCTTCGACCCGAACCTGCTGCTGGCCCCGCCCGCCGTCGCCGCCCTCGCGACCGCCGTGTTCGTCCACATGGAGCGCCAGACCCAGGCCCAGCGCACCCTCATCGACGACCTCATCCGCACCCGCCGGGAACTGGCCGCCACCGAACGCCGCGAAGGCACCCTCGCCGAGCGCCAGCGCCTGTCGATGGAGATCCACGACACCCTCGCCCAGAACCTCTCCAGCCAGCAGATGCTGCTCCAGGCCGCCGAGCGGACCTGGGACGCGGACCCGGCCACCGCGCGGGCGCACGTCCGTACCGCCACCGGCATCGCGGCCCGCGGCCTGGCCGAGGCGCGCCGCCTGGTGCACGACCTGGCCCCCTCCGAACTCGCCGACGGCGTCCCGCTCGCCGACGCCCTGCGGGGACTGGACGCCGGTCCGGAGGTCACCGTCCGCTTCCACCTGGAGGGCGCCCCGGTCCCGCTCCCGGCCCGGACCCAGTCCGCGCTGCTGCGCATCGCCCAGGGCGCCCTCGCCAACGTCCGCGAGCACGCCGGCGCCCGCACCGCGGCCCTGACCCTCAGCTTCCTCGGCGACCAGGTGGTCCTGGACATCGCGGACGACGGCCGCGGCTTCACCGCGCCCCCGGCGGGTCCGGGGGCACCCGACCGCGGCCACGGCCTGCCCGCGATGCGCGCCCGGGTCCGCCAGCTGGGCGGCACCCTGACCGTCGAGTCCACCCCTTCGGAGGGCACGGTCCTGTCCGCCGCGCTCCCCCTGCCCCCCTCCTCCCCCACCCCCCTGGAGCCACCCCGATGA
- a CDS encoding GlcG/HbpS family heme-binding protein, protein MNTRTRVLTGAALAVALGAGTFGAVTASAAPATVAKDASDKNFTTSTHLTIDAATRAAEVALQAAEKENQKVTVAVVDRNGNTIVTLRGDGAGPQSYESAQRKAYTAVSWNAPTSVLAGRLAQTPNLKDIPGTLFLGGGTPVQAKGAPVAGIGVAGAPSGDLDEKYAKAGADSLLK, encoded by the coding sequence ATGAACACCCGTACCCGTGTCCTCACCGGTGCCGCCCTCGCCGTAGCCCTCGGCGCGGGGACCTTCGGGGCCGTCACCGCGAGCGCCGCGCCCGCCACCGTGGCGAAGGACGCGAGCGACAAGAACTTCACCACCTCCACCCACCTCACCATCGACGCCGCCACCCGCGCCGCGGAGGTCGCGCTGCAGGCCGCCGAGAAGGAGAACCAGAAGGTGACGGTCGCGGTGGTAGACCGCAACGGCAACACCATCGTGACCCTGCGCGGTGACGGCGCGGGCCCGCAGTCCTACGAGTCGGCGCAGCGCAAGGCGTACACCGCCGTGTCCTGGAACGCCCCGACCTCCGTCCTCGCGGGCCGTCTCGCCCAGACCCCGAACCTCAAGGACATCCCGGGCACCCTCTTCCTCGGCGGCGGTACGCCCGTTCAGGCCAAGGGCGCCCCGGTCGCGGGCATCGGTGTGGCCGGTGCGCCGAGCGGTGACCTGGACGAGAAGTACGCCAAGGCGGGCGCGGACTCCCTCCTGAAGTAA